A region from the Desulfoglaeba alkanexedens ALDC genome encodes:
- a CDS encoding FAD-dependent oxidoreductase gives MKSKERVIVIGGDAAGMTAASVLRRERPETEIVVFERTPHTSFSAUGIPYYVGRIVDDEKALIVRTPLEFREKQNIDVRVLHEVTAIDTKARRVEVHRVDADNAPWWEPFDQLLIATGAVPICPNVPGAGAEGIFGVHTLQSGIRVRRFIDERRPKRAVIVGGGYIGLEMAEALLLRGIETAVVERAEQVMGTLDPDMGSLVSQSLRNQGAGLYLEESLEAFETAGGSVVAVVTDKRRLGADLVILGMGVRPNTGLASDAGIPLGERGAVRVDRRMETAVNGIWAAGDCAESFHVVTQKPFYVALGTVANRHGRVAGANMAGGNETFNGVVGTAVTKICAVEVARTGLMEKEIQAVGWDYVTERIESRTRAGYYPGAGTIFVKLIGEKGSRRLLGGQIVGCEGAAKRIDIVATALHAGLTVDQVEDLDLSYAPPFSPLWDPVIIAARELKKKL, from the coding sequence ATGAAATCCAAGGAACGAGTCATCGTGATCGGAGGTGACGCGGCGGGGATGACCGCCGCGTCGGTGCTTCGACGTGAGCGGCCGGAGACGGAGATCGTCGTCTTCGAACGAACGCCTCACACGTCTTTTTCCGCCTGAGGGATTCCCTACTACGTCGGCAGGATTGTCGACGACGAAAAGGCGCTGATCGTTCGTACGCCCTTGGAGTTCAGAGAGAAACAGAACATCGATGTGCGGGTGCTCCATGAAGTGACGGCCATCGACACCAAGGCCCGGCGGGTCGAAGTCCACCGCGTGGATGCGGACAACGCCCCTTGGTGGGAACCCTTCGACCAGCTGCTCATTGCCACGGGAGCCGTCCCCATCTGCCCGAACGTTCCAGGCGCCGGGGCGGAGGGGATTTTCGGCGTCCACACCCTCCAGAGCGGCATCCGGGTGCGTCGTTTCATCGATGAACGCCGTCCCAAGCGGGCGGTCATCGTCGGCGGAGGCTACATCGGGCTGGAAATGGCCGAAGCGCTGCTGCTTCGGGGCATCGAAACGGCGGTGGTCGAAAGGGCCGAACAGGTCATGGGAACCCTGGATCCCGACATGGGGTCTCTGGTCTCCCAATCGCTGCGAAACCAGGGGGCGGGGCTCTACCTGGAGGAGTCGCTGGAGGCGTTCGAAACCGCCGGCGGTTCCGTAGTCGCCGTCGTCACCGACAAGCGACGCCTGGGTGCGGACCTGGTGATCCTCGGTATGGGCGTGCGGCCCAACACCGGCTTGGCTTCGGATGCGGGCATTCCACTGGGAGAACGGGGGGCCGTGCGCGTCGACCGGCGCATGGAAACCGCCGTGAACGGCATCTGGGCTGCAGGCGACTGCGCCGAATCCTTCCACGTGGTGACCCAGAAGCCCTTCTATGTGGCGCTGGGCACCGTGGCGAACCGGCATGGACGGGTGGCGGGGGCGAACATGGCCGGCGGCAACGAAACCTTCAACGGGGTGGTGGGGACCGCGGTCACCAAGATCTGCGCGGTGGAAGTCGCTCGAACCGGGCTCATGGAAAAGGAGATCCAAGCGGTCGGATGGGACTACGTCACCGAAAGGATCGAGAGCCGCACCCGGGCCGGTTACTACCCGGGGGCCGGCACCATCTTCGTGAAGCTTATCGGAGAAAAGGGAAGCCGCCGGCTGCTCGGCGGCCAGATCGTCGGATGCGAAGGGGCCGCCAAGCGGATCGATATCGTGGCCACGGCCCTCCATGCGGGACTGACCGTGGACCAGGTGGAAGACCTGGATTTGAGCTATGCGCCGCCGTTCTCGCCGCTCTGGGACCCGGTCATCATCGCCGCACGGGAGCTCAAGAAAAAGCTTTAG
- a CDS encoding Nif3-like dinuclear metal center hexameric protein, with translation MIKVRTVIDWLDAYAPFQFAASWDNSGLQVGDPEAPVDRLLVALDITQATLEEAHRLGCQCLVAHHPLIFQPVKSVRTDAYPGKLIHRAVRDGIHLVAAHTNLDAAIEGTNRVLAETFALSITGPMEREPRWDGHERYGGMGCIGSLDQAERFSEFVDRLSAVLAPARLRAVGDPERRVRRVAVCSGSGGSLLQAALAAACDVFVTGDLKYHEARYAQEEGLNLVDVGHFASERLMVAPLADHLALRAQRERAALSVYKAERERDPFWYPEPDV, from the coding sequence ATGATCAAGGTGCGAACGGTTATCGATTGGCTGGACGCTTACGCGCCCTTTCAGTTCGCCGCGTCCTGGGACAACAGCGGCCTTCAGGTGGGTGACCCGGAGGCCCCCGTGGATCGACTCCTTGTGGCGCTGGACATCACCCAAGCCACCCTGGAGGAAGCCCACCGGCTGGGCTGCCAGTGCCTGGTCGCCCACCACCCCTTGATTTTTCAGCCCGTCAAGTCCGTTCGAACGGATGCCTACCCCGGAAAGCTCATCCATCGAGCCGTTCGGGACGGCATCCACCTGGTGGCCGCCCACACCAACCTCGACGCGGCGATTGAAGGCACCAACCGCGTCCTGGCCGAAACCTTTGCCCTGTCCATAACCGGACCCATGGAACGGGAGCCGCGATGGGACGGGCACGAACGCTACGGGGGCATGGGCTGCATCGGGTCGCTCGACCAAGCGGAACGTTTTTCGGAATTCGTGGACCGGTTGAGTGCCGTGCTGGCTCCGGCGCGGCTCCGCGCCGTGGGGGACCCGGAGAGGAGAGTGCGGCGGGTCGCCGTTTGCTCGGGAAGCGGCGGCAGTCTTTTGCAGGCGGCCCTCGCAGCGGCCTGCGACGTCTTCGTCACCGGGGACCTCAAGTACCACGAAGCGCGCTACGCCCAGGAAGAAGGGCTGAACCTCGTGGACGTGGGGCATTTCGCATCGGAGCGGCTCATGGTTGCGCCGCTGGCGGACCATCTGGCGTTGAGGGCGCAAAGGGAACGTGCCGCATTGAGTGTCTACAAAGCGGAACGGGAAAGGGATCCCTTCTGGTATCCCGAACCAGACGTCTAG
- a CDS encoding zinc ribbon domain-containing protein, with amino-acid sequence MQEQLKHLVELQILENKKAALLRSRKEAPQRLAALDTEFARFESEYLLKKADLEHAQKMHRSVERDVAEMEAKIARSKQRMHDVKTNREYQALLKEIEDSKAEIAGREDQALELMEKIEALVGEIREMERDVERRRAELEQQKVAVEAETDAVDARITELEAQQEEIRRRIDAPLLKRWDFLVSRQRGIAVAAVQNGTCQICHLNLPPQRFIELQRDESILHCPHCHRFIYWPDHPDYAVLQETAETC; translated from the coding sequence TTGCAGGAGCAACTGAAACACCTTGTCGAACTCCAGATCCTGGAAAACAAGAAGGCGGCCCTGCTTCGCAGCCGGAAGGAAGCACCGCAGCGCCTGGCCGCCCTCGACACGGAATTCGCCAGATTCGAAAGCGAATACCTGCTCAAGAAGGCGGATCTGGAACATGCCCAAAAGATGCACCGGTCTGTGGAGCGTGACGTTGCCGAAATGGAAGCAAAAATCGCAAGAAGCAAGCAACGCATGCACGACGTCAAGACCAACCGCGAATACCAGGCACTGCTCAAGGAGATCGAAGACTCCAAGGCGGAGATCGCCGGTCGAGAAGACCAGGCGCTGGAACTGATGGAAAAGATCGAAGCGCTGGTCGGAGAAATCCGGGAGATGGAAAGGGACGTGGAGCGGCGCCGGGCGGAGTTGGAGCAACAGAAGGTGGCGGTTGAGGCTGAGACCGACGCGGTGGACGCCAGGATCACCGAACTGGAGGCTCAACAGGAAGAGATACGGCGCCGGATCGATGCGCCCCTCCTCAAGCGATGGGACTTCCTGGTGAGCCGTCAGCGAGGCATTGCGGTGGCGGCGGTGCAGAACGGTACCTGCCAGATCTGTCACCTGAACCTTCCGCCTCAGCGGTTCATCGAACTGCAGCGGGACGAAAGCATCCTCCACTGCCCGCACTGCCACCGCTTCATCTATTGGCCGGACCACCCGGATTACGCGGTGTTGCAGGAGACAGCCGAAACCTGCTGA
- a CDS encoding ribose-phosphate diphosphokinase, giving the protein MATYGMKIFTGNSNPELAHQICDSLEIPLGRALVSTFSDGEIRVEIAENVRGADVFVVQSGAHPVNDHLVELLVMIDALKRASARRITAVIPYYCYSRQDRKNKPRVPITARLVADLITSAGTHRILTMDLHAGQIQGFFDIPVDNLYASPVLLPYIREHFGHNLVIVSPDAGGVPRARAYAQRLKVGLALIDKRRVDVNEAEALNIIGEVADKTAIILDDMADTAGTLVGATKTLLDKGAMEVHACVTHPVLSGPAVERIENSALKSLVVTNTLPLRPQAALCDKIKVVSTARLFSQAIKSIHNEDSISTLFEIQH; this is encoded by the coding sequence ATGGCGACCTATGGAATGAAGATATTCACCGGCAACAGCAATCCCGAACTGGCTCACCAGATCTGCGATTCCCTGGAAATACCCTTGGGCCGGGCGCTGGTGAGTACCTTCAGCGACGGGGAAATCCGAGTCGAGATCGCCGAAAACGTCCGTGGTGCCGACGTCTTCGTGGTGCAGTCCGGGGCGCATCCGGTGAACGATCACCTCGTGGAATTGCTCGTCATGATCGACGCGCTCAAACGGGCTTCCGCCCGGCGCATCACGGCCGTCATCCCCTACTACTGCTATTCGCGCCAGGACCGGAAGAACAAGCCCAGGGTCCCCATCACGGCCCGCCTGGTGGCCGATCTCATCACCAGCGCCGGCACCCACCGCATCCTCACCATGGACCTCCACGCGGGACAGATCCAGGGGTTTTTCGACATCCCCGTGGACAACCTTTACGCATCCCCGGTTCTTCTTCCGTACATCCGGGAACACTTCGGTCACAATCTGGTGATCGTTTCCCCCGACGCCGGCGGCGTTCCCCGCGCCCGGGCCTACGCGCAGCGTCTGAAGGTGGGCCTGGCCCTCATCGACAAGCGGCGCGTGGATGTAAACGAAGCGGAAGCGCTCAACATCATCGGTGAAGTGGCAGACAAGACCGCCATCATTTTGGACGACATGGCCGACACCGCCGGCACGCTTGTGGGAGCCACCAAGACGCTGCTCGACAAGGGCGCCATGGAGGTGCATGCCTGTGTCACCCACCCGGTGTTGTCCGGGCCGGCGGTCGAACGGATCGAAAACAGCGCACTTAAAAGCCTGGTGGTGACCAACACACTTCCTTTGAGGCCTCAAGCCGCCCTGTGCGACAAGATCAAGGTGGTTTCGACGGCGCGACTTTTCAGCCAGGCCATCAAGAGCATCCACAACGAAGATTCCATCAGCACACTCTTCGAAATCCAGCACTGA
- a CDS encoding uracil-xanthine permease family protein gives MVRPDYLFDIDDFPPPAYAVIYALQWAVIIFPALAITASLASRALHFSSVEEVRFLQFTLITTGVFTAVQTIWGHRYPLIEGPATAVLLTFTLLAPYGYGAICGGTMAGGAFLTALAASRRLDKALAFFTPNVVGVILMLIAFTLLPHLAGLVAGIEPGGSSRGAPEVFLVSLFLMLFITAFAHWSRGIWKTLALFLGMVVGTAVFAVMERVDATPFLESAWMAFPVPWIARPPEFPWPAIVAFAFTYAAVAVNSLGSIQGIANITDAHRLPAGIRRGLVVNGISGFCCGLLGVVGTVSYSTGPGVVLVNRVASRYVVTCCGALLLAAAFLPKIASFLALVPAAVVGAALTTAMAGQAGAGFAIVLKQGHFTGRDTFVVGLPLMVGTLIGFLPPAFFESLPSLLRAFLGNGLVTGIVLVICLEHALLKPRTEDQAEEP, from the coding sequence ATGGTGAGACCCGATTACCTTTTCGACATCGACGATTTCCCACCCCCCGCTTATGCGGTGATCTATGCCTTGCAGTGGGCGGTCATCATCTTCCCGGCGCTCGCCATCACGGCGAGCCTTGCTTCGCGCGCGTTGCACTTTTCGAGTGTTGAAGAAGTGAGGTTCCTTCAGTTCACCCTCATCACCACCGGCGTGTTCACGGCGGTTCAGACGATCTGGGGTCATCGTTACCCGCTCATCGAAGGCCCGGCCACCGCCGTCCTGCTCACGTTCACGCTCCTCGCCCCTTACGGCTACGGCGCCATCTGTGGGGGAACCATGGCGGGAGGCGCTTTCCTGACGGCCCTGGCGGCTTCCCGCCGCCTCGACAAGGCGCTCGCCTTCTTCACCCCCAACGTGGTCGGGGTCATCCTGATGTTGATCGCGTTCACGCTCCTGCCCCATCTGGCCGGTCTGGTCGCCGGAATCGAACCGGGCGGCTCCTCCCGGGGGGCTCCCGAGGTTTTCCTGGTGAGTTTGTTCCTGATGCTTTTCATTACGGCCTTCGCCCACTGGTCCCGGGGGATCTGGAAAACGCTCGCCCTGTTTCTGGGAATGGTCGTGGGAACCGCGGTATTCGCCGTCATGGAACGTGTGGATGCGACTCCGTTTCTGGAATCCGCCTGGATGGCTTTCCCCGTTCCGTGGATCGCGCGCCCGCCCGAGTTTCCGTGGCCGGCCATAGTCGCCTTCGCCTTCACTTATGCGGCCGTGGCCGTGAACAGCCTGGGAAGCATCCAGGGGATCGCCAACATCACCGACGCCCATCGACTGCCGGCCGGCATTCGCAGAGGGCTTGTGGTGAACGGGATTTCCGGTTTCTGCTGCGGCCTGCTGGGGGTGGTGGGAACCGTGAGCTACAGCACCGGCCCGGGCGTGGTTCTGGTGAACCGGGTGGCGAGCCGCTACGTGGTCACCTGTTGCGGCGCTCTCCTTCTGGCCGCGGCTTTCCTTCCCAAGATCGCCTCCTTTTTGGCCCTCGTTCCGGCCGCCGTGGTCGGCGCGGCCCTCACTACCGCCATGGCCGGCCAGGCGGGGGCCGGGTTCGCCATCGTGCTCAAACAGGGCCACTTCACCGGGCGCGACACCTTCGTCGTCGGCCTCCCTCTCATGGTGGGCACCCTGATCGGCTTTCTGCCGCCGGCCTTCTTTGAATCCCTGCCGAGCCTGCTCCGGGCTTTCCTGGGAAACGGCCTGGTGACGGGGATCGTGCTGGTGATCTGCCTCGAACACGCCCTTCTGAAACCCCGAACCGAAGACCAGGCGGAAGAACCATGA